GATAGAATGCGCGAACGGCGAGGTGAAGAAGTCTTCTTTGGAAGCCGCTTCGTACGGAAGCAAAGTAGCGTCTACCTTAGGCACCACCGCTACGGCTGTGGCCATTGGAGACGTACAGGCCAATGCGTTGACTTCTTTAGGGGAGCAAGGCATTACCAAAGTATTGTTGGACAATGACAGCCGCCTGACCAATTTTGTGGGTGCTGCCTATGTGAAAGTGATTGCCGCCGCCGCTCAACAAGAGAACAGCAGCGTGATCATTGCCTCTAACTCTAACATTGGTGCCGCCATTGGCTCTAGGTTAGCCGTGCAGTTGGGTGCATCTTTGGCGACTAACGTAGTGGCGTATCCAGAGATTTCTGGTTCTTCTTTTAAAGTGCGCCGCGGGGTATTTTCTGGCAAGGCATTCTCTGACGTAGAGTTGACTTCTGACAAGAAAATCATCCTGGTGAAGAAAAACGCAGTAGATATTGAAACGTCTGCTGGTGCAACTGCCAACGTAGAGAACTTCTCTGCTTCTTTGACAGACGCTGACTTTGCCGCCGCTCCCAAAGAGACCATCAAACAGTCTGGTGACATCCTGTTAACCGAGGCGGATCTGGTAGTTTCTGGTGGTAGAGGTTTGAAAGGACCAGAGAACT
The nucleotide sequence above comes from Nibribacter ruber. Encoded proteins:
- a CDS encoding electron transfer flavoprotein subunit alpha/FixB family protein codes for the protein MSVLVVIECANGEVKKSSLEAASYGSKVASTLGTTATAVAIGDVQANALTSLGEQGITKVLLDNDSRLTNFVGAAYVKVIAAAAQQENSSVIIASNSNIGAAIGSRLAVQLGASLATNVVAYPEISGSSFKVRRGVFSGKAFSDVELTSDKKIILVKKNAVDIETSAGATANVENFSASLTDADFAAAPKETIKQSGDILLTEADLVVSGGRGLKGPENWHLIEDLAKALGAATACSKPVADVGWRPHHEHVGQTGITVSPNLYIAVGISGAIQHLAGVNSSKVIVVINKDPEAPFFKAADYGIVGDATEVVPKLIEAAKALDK